AacaagagggaaaaaaaaaaaacacaaagttaGCATGCAAAAGAACTATAGAAGCCAAAAGAAGCAAGATAGGATAAAGAAGTCGGTTGCCCAGATGACAAACTCATCTTCCCATCATCAGTTATCAAACAAAAGTTGAACTTCAAATATTCATTTAAATTCTAGCTCATATACTATACAGAAAAAACAGTTTGGCCTGTTTGacatttcttttctctttacTATCTGAAATAATGAAAATCTTTTCATTTCCAACatttttctcagcaaccacaATTACATATGCGCGAGCTGAAAAATTACAAGTATATAACACCACAAATCATTcgtaaattaataatttaactCTCTAAGGTGTATATTTcccatttttctcaatttcttacACTTTCGGCAAGCAACTTACAGAGAAAGTGGCAAAGAAAAGTTTTACCTGAACATTGAAGCTTTCTTCAACCTTAGTGTAGGGCGCCATGAACACATAAAACGCAGCTATGGATCCAAGTAGCAAATCGTAACCATAGCGCTCAAGAAAATTCGAAGACTTGGAAGCCATTGTAactttagagagagagagagagagagagaagcactGAAGGAATTTTACAGGTCTACGGAACTGAGCTTCGTGGTTGCAAATTGGGCTTATTGGATGGGCTGGAGTGATGCTTTATTGGGCTTGGGCTTTCCTTCAGCTCAACCTTTGAAACAATCTTGAACATCATCAAAAGACTCGAAACTCGATCTGACTCGGAGTAACAGGCCAACGGCCATTGCAGATAGGCCATGGAAGCTGTAACAATAACCTCACCGCCTCTCTCTCTGCACCATCACTCTTTCCCGCCAAACATTTGGTTCACCGCCACCAACTGCAATAACTGTAATAACCACCAAACTTTCAAGCTGAAAGCTTTAACACGACGGCAACAAAAGACTCCGACTTTTGCCGAAAACGACGCGTTTCCGGACTCTTTACCACTCCATACCAAGAACCCACATGCCATTTACAAGGACATACAGAGCTTCGCAAGGCGCAACAAGCTCAAGGAGGCCCTGAGCATCTTGGACTACTTAGACCAACAGGGCATCCCAGTTAACGCCACCACATTCTCTTCCCTTATCGCCGCTTGCGTCCGTACAAGGTCTGAAGATCATGGAAAGCAAATCCACACGCATATACGGATTAACGGGCTCGAAAGCAACGATTTTATACGTACGAAGTTGGTCCATATGTACACTAGTTTTGGTTCGGTGGAAGATGCACAACAGCTGTTCGATGAAAGCTCTAGCAAGAGTGTGTACTCGTGGAATGCCTTGCTTAGAGGCACTGTCATTTCTGGTGGGAGGCGATACCGGGATGTTCTTCGTACTTATACGGAGATGAGGGCCTTAGGGCTCGAGTTGAATGTGTATTCTTTCTCTAGTGTAATGAAGAGCTTTGCGGGTGCTTCGGCGCTTTCACAAGGTTTAAAGACGCATGCCCTTTTGGTTAAGAATGGTTTTATTGATAGCTCAATTGTTCGGACGAGTTTGGTTGATTTGTACTTTAAATGTGGCAAGATTAAGCTTGCCTACCGCGTTTTTGAAGAATTCGGTGAACGAGATGTTGTTGTATGGGGAACCATGATTGCAGGTTTTGCGCATAATAGGCGGCAAAGGGAAGCTCTGGAGTATGCTAGGATGATGGTAGATGAAGGAATAAGGCCGAATTCGGTTATATTGACTAGTATTCTTCCTGTGATTGGAGATGTTGGGGCTCGAAAACTAGGGCAGGAGGTTCATGCTTTTGTGCTGAAGACAAAGAGTTATTCGAAGCAGATTTTCATTCAATCTGGCTTGATAGATATGTATTGCAAGTGTGGAGACATGGATATGGGGAGGCGGGTTTTTTATCACTCAAAGGAGAGGAATGCAATTTGTTGGACTGCTTTGATGTCGGGTTATGTTGCAAATGGGAGGCCTGAGCAAGCATTGCGATCGGTCATTTGGATGCAGCAGGAAGGGTTTAAGCCTGATTTGGTCACGGTTGCCACCGTCCTTCCAGTTTGTGCAGAGTTGAAGGATTTGAAACGAGGGAAGGAGATTCATGCTTATGCTGTCAAGAATTGTTTCTTGCCCAATGTATCTATAATTTCTTCCTTAATGGTAATGTACTCAAAATGTGGAATCTTTAAGTACCCTAGAAGACTATTTGATGGGATGGAGCAGAGAAATGTCATTCTCTGGACAGCCATGATTGATTCCTATATTGACAACGGGTGCCCATATGAGGCACTTGGTGTGGTAAGGTCAATGCTCTTATCGAAGCACAGGCCAGATTCGGTGGCAACGGCAAGGATTTTGACTATTTGCCATGGACTGAAGAATTTGAAGCTTGGGAAGGAAATCCATGGACAAGTTTTGAAGAAGGATTTTGAGTCCATCCCTTTCGTTGCATCTGAAATAGTGAAAATGTATGGGCACTGTGGAGCAGTTGATCATGCAAAATCAGCTTTCAATATAATCCCTGTCAAGGGTTCAATGACATGGACtgcaattatagaggcttaTGCCTACAATGGCATGTATCGGGATGCTATCGATCTTTTCGATGAGATGAGATCTAAAGACTTCACTCCAAACCATTTCACTTTCCAAGTGGTTCTATCTATCTGCGACCGGGCCGGATTTGTCAATGATGCTTGCCGTATCTTCCATTTGATGTCTCGTGTATATAAAGTGAAGGTTTCTGAAGAGCAATATTCTCTGATCATTGGACTTCTTACTCGTTTTGGTCGAGTTAAGGAGGCTCAAAGATTTTTACAGTTGAGTTCGTCTCTGTAGTAACAAGGATAATTGAACCTTCCTTCTTTCATGTGTAAATTTATTCAGCTCCTGAAATGAAACTTCATTGTGATCatcagtttttcttttctactaTTTCACAAGTGTATAGAGACCCATTTGTATCTTCATGTATCCTAGCATTTCTGTTTTATCAGGATTTTTTTGACATCGCGGATGAGAAAAATAGGTAATCAGTAATTTTTTTCCAGACAAATATATTTAAGGTACAAGTGCCTCATTTGTTTGCTGGTCAATGCAGCAGCGGTTTCTAGTTTCCTATATAGCCTTGTATAACCACATAATTTACTTCATAGGCCatgtttggattggattataAGGTAAAAATGGATCACATTGAATGGGAGAGGATAACACTAATCCAATGATGTGTTTGGTGCTACACATGATCAAGAGGCTAGATTAATTGAAATATGCTATTACATAGCCCTAGCAGGATTAGACATAATCCAATTCATATTGTTTTTACGGTaccaaaaatttaattataagtATGAATTATGTCTAATTACATTACATAATTCAGTTCACCAAACGGGATAATCCAGTTCTCCTGGAATGGAATTGAGAACCctctttgaataaaataaaacaaatctCAAATATGAACAATTGGAGCAACTATGGTGTaacattataaacaaaaaacctGCAATTCTTAAGCTCAAACTATCAAAATACTTGGTTAAGTAAGAACAAGCAATTAAGAAACAAAGATATTAACCCAATACAGAATCGAACCAGTTTAACTCAAAAGGGTGGTCAGTGGACCCATCATCAAGGGGATTGACAAACATATACACATGGGACCCATCTTGGACTCCATAATCTACGAGCAAAACCCCATCCACATCATCTTTGATGAGATGGCTACgatgatgatcatgatcatcaGTGTCAAGAATGAAGATCAGACGGTCGTAAGGGAGCTTCTGTTGGGCTTCGATTTCCCGCTTCAGATCAGCAACAGTGGCCTTGTTGCCCACTTGAACATAGAAGAGAGTTCCTGTCAAattctccaccaccaccttcataattaattatcGTCAAAGTTTATTGTTCCTGAGTCTCgtttagagagagaggaaagctTATTTAGGCAAAATTCATGCAAAATATTCGAAAGGTGTTCACGTTTGCTGCATTCTCGACAGACTGTTACACATTACATGCACATGCTGTTAGAGTTTCTGGGAGCAAAAATACACGGAGCTAGAAAGTCCCCAATGCCCCTGCAAAATTGGAGAATAAGACCTTCGTGGTCAAAGGAGAAGAACTTGTTGTGAAACAAAGTATATGAGAATCTTTTTCAGATGTGTATTGTTGTTCGATATGAaggtatttataaagaaatacaaagatacgttaattttaaataaaataggaaataataaattataataggacTAAATACAGTACTTCCCATAAATGTGCCCTaacataatatattattttaaaaaaaaaaaaaaaaaaaggaagtaatgaaaatcctaactaagtaaGGACTCACCATCTCAAGTTAATCATGCATTGCTATATGGGAAAGTTAAAATGAATGACAATGTGTGTTTGACTTAGGATATTGCCACACACAATCTCATCTATGATACTAGAAACGCTTATAAGTATAAGTACTTTCTAAACGAAAATgttaatctttttaaaatacattCGACTTAGAGAGTATTTCGTTTTAAATCTACTAGATTTGATTGGATTTTTTGAGAAAAGTTCAATCATGTCAGTTTTTTTAAAGGGGTGCTACTAGTTGCACTAAATTTGTATACTAAATTTGCGTTACAAACGATgaagaataaatttaattaattaataaaacggTGACACGTAATTAGagcatataataaataaaaaatataaaaagcaatgttaatttaacaaaaagttaCCACCGCACCGTTTCCCACCGCTACCAACGTTACTGTTGTTGCGCCGCCTGTTGCACCACCACGCCGCCCATCACTGGACCGTCAATGCTGCCACTTTCGTAAATTGGGAACTTATTCAAGGGTACATTCGTCTCGTCACTATTAGGCAGTCAATCGccatctctctatctctcaCTTTCACTACAGAGTGTGACTAGGAGGGAGGACGATGAATTACAAGCAGAGGCTCAAAGCCGCAGCGAAAATCATACTCGCCGACGACGCACGCGCCGGCGACGAGCGTGTTAGCGCTGAAGAACTCGGCGTTACGGCTTCATTAAAGCCTCACCAAGTCGAAGGCGTCTCGTGGCTCATACGCCGATACAATCTTGGCGTCAACGTCATTCTTGGTAAGGAGCTGTCGTATCATTTCCGATGTGTTTGGTTGTCgagaaaatttaaaagaaaaagtagaattaaatatttttaatgaattaactTGGATGAATTGGTTGAATTTGCAGGAGACGAGGTAAAGCTGCAAGTTTTCTGCTCTTATATTTTGAAtgagttcaaaattttccttaAATTTGAATGTGATTTTCTGAGTTtgaattttagttataattTTCGGGAAAATGGAAGTAACTGTTCAGCTGGTGCATTATTTCCTGTCAGTGAAGATTCTGATGTTGATTGTTAAGGCTTGTGCAATTCATTTTTGCAATAAGATACAAGTACTTGCAATATATTGAGCAAAAGGGACATATTCTTTGCCGTGTTCTTTATACTTGAATCTAAGTGATTGGTTGGCAGATGGGACTGGGCAAGACTTTGCAAGCTGTCTCTTTACTGAGCTATTTGAAGGTTCACAAGTTGTCACCTGGGCCATTTTGTGAGTTTCGTTTCTGTTTTTGGTGTGAAAATCTTgaagtttatatttttggtattGGTGTGCCTGatacttttgttttcttttcatcaaTCAACTATCCACAGTGGTATTGTGTCCTCTAAGTGTAACAGATTGTTGGGTCTCTGAGATGGAGAAATTTGCACCAAAACTAAAAGTTCTTCGGTACGTTGGTGATAAAGAATATAGGTGCATTCTTCGCAGGACAATCTACGAGCATGGAAAAGAAGAGTCCTCCTCTTCATCTGATGTAAGCTCTGGTCCTGTTGTGTGGCTATTGGAAGGCTACAGATGTAATCCATTATTAATCTTTGACGCTATagttaataatttttataagcTTTAATAAGCTACTACTtgttttgttgatattttcaAGTTGGGCCTGTCGACAGGTATTGTCATTGCCTTTTGATGTCCTATTGACAACATATGACATGGTGTTGGCAGATCAGGATTTTCTTTCTCAGATACCATGGAGTTATGCAGTAATTGATGAAGCTCAGAGGCttaaaaaccctaatagtGTATGTTTAAGACATCTTAAATTCTCTCTCGTATATATGAATGAACTCTGTACTTATACTGAGTAGCCTTTTCTTATTGTGAATTAATACATTTTACTCCAGTAATTACTACCCTGAAAATAATCATACACTAGATACAGTTATTCAGTGTACGACTTTTTGAACCACTGACTTTTAGAAATGAAATGACAGCTTACTGCAGATCAgtttggaattttcttttaatgtttAAACATTTGCCTAAGACAAGTTCACATGTCGAATTTTTCAATTGTTATTTACCATGTGAATTTTTGCTAGGTGGCGATAAAAAGGGGTTAAAGTTAGactactttttattttcctataATAACTTTTATCCCAGACACATACATGTTTCGACCTTAATAGGTTCTGTACAATGTCCTAAGAGAGCGCTATCTTATACCAAGACGGTTACTGATGACTGGCACACCCATTCAAAACAATATCACTGAACTTTGGGCTTTGATGCATTTTTGTATGCCATCAGTCTATGGGAAACTGGATGAGTTCCTTGCAACATTTAAGGAAGCTGGAGATCCTTCATCAGGTTACCTTCTTACCTGTCATAAGTAGTTTAtgtggattttatttcttataatGTGATGTGGAAAGCTTTGATTGTAATAATTTCTTCCCTGGGATTTCAAAACAGGCCATGAAACAGCTAAACTTAAGGAGCAACTTAAAAGCTTAAGATGCATATTGGGAGCTTTCATGATCCGGCGTACGAAATCTAAACTTATTGAGAGTGGAGATCTATTGCTGCCACCGCTTACTGAGATAACAGTGTATGTTCTCCATCCCTTTTTTCCTTGTAGACATAGTGTTGATGAGGCTGTTTTATGATGCTAAGGTGCATTATCTTGATAGGCTGGCACCATTGGTCGGATTGCAAAAGAAGGTGTACATGTCAATACTGAGGAAGGAGCTTCCTAAACTACTTGCTGTCTCTTCTGGAGGTCCAAATCATCAATCCTTACAGAATACTGTATGTTagttttttgattttttaccCTAAGcatctcttttttctatttttttaccCTACGCATCTCTTTTCTTGTCTTCCCTTCATGTGATGTGATATGGTACATTGGTATTATGAACCCCTTTATCCTATACATTctacaaaattataaacacagagaagatattttatttcccATGGTTTTAGGTTGACCAGTGCAATATCACTACTTTTCTTCTGGAAAAGTTGTGGATTTAAGAGGTCCTGTTGGCTGGCAGCTGTGAATTCATAGTTTGGTACATACATTTCAAAATCTGTGTAGGCTAGCACCAAATTCCTTTGCCTAGTGTCATTGTCATTTTCTGAAGAAACTTTACTTTTTGCAAATATAACTTTCAAAAAGCACCCTCTAGTTTGCTTCCTCGATGTTGCTTTTCCATAGCAGAAACTTTGATGAAGTAGTAGCAGACGCAGAACTGTATGGATTGCATCTAAATTTACTTTTCCTGTAAAACAGAGTTTATATGCTTATTCAGCGTTTCATTGTTTATTTGTATTGCAGCTAGTATTGTgatcaattatttattttgattgaatGTTTATCCTTTGTCATTACTTCTCCCTCTGTCATACAGGTGATACAGTTACGAAAAGCATGTAGCCATCCTTATCTCTTCCCGGGTATTGAGCCCGAACCATATGAAGAGGGTGAACACCTTGTTCAGGTATCGCTGATTTTAATTTGGTAAATGATAATGACCCAGGTGTGTATACCAAGTCATGTAGTGTCGAAACTCTAACATCCGAAGATTAACAGAGGAAAACTCTAACATCCAAAGATTAACAGAGGAAAATAAGTCtctttttgctttctttctgAAAGGGAAAGCCTTTAATCCCTGAGTAGTACTTTTAGTATGCCTTCTGCTCGCTTGTAATATTTCCTGCCAACCAATCTCTGTTCATTCCTTATCTTTTCATAGGCTAGTGGTAAACTTATGATTTTGGACCAACTACTTCAAAAGCTGCATGGGTATGGACACCGTGTGCTTCTCTTTGCACAGATGACGCATACCCTTGACATTCTCcaggtttgttttttttccttttgtatttttttcctgTCGAATGCTAAATGATAAAATGCTTCAGCTTGTTTGCATATGTTACTCTGCATTTTAACAAATTAATAACGCAATGCAGGATTTTCTAGAGTTAAGGAAATATTCCTATGAACGCCTTGATGGATCAATTCGGGCTGAGGAGCGCTTTGCTGCCATAAGAAGTTTCAGCACacaatcaaccaaaaaaagttTGAAGTCTCAACCTGATCAAAATGGTGCTTTTGTCTTCATGATCTCTACAAGAGCTGGTGGAGTTGGCTTGAATCTTGTGGCTGCTGATACTGTGAGTTTTCACAAACAGCTGTGTACTGCTCTTAAAACAATCAGTTATGTTTAGACCTGAAACTCAGGACCTGTAGGTTCTATTGTTATATCGTTGGATCAAATCTTTACATTTTTTAGAGTACAAGAAAGTTCATAATCATTTTAAAATCTCTTTGTATCTGTCAAATTATTATCAAATGTTTTTAACCACAGGTTAAAAACTTTTTAGTTATCTTCAGACATTTACAGATGAGATTGACATGTAATAAATAGTGCAAACTTTAAATGGCCTTCAAGCCCTGTTGAAGTGTTGATGCTCAATAGTCAATAGTCAGAAACGTGAATTACTGCAATTTCACATAGCTCAAGAAACCTTTGAATCACTAGCAAGAAACCTTGGGTTTGACGAGTGACGTTCTTATCTCCAGCATATTACTTTAAGAATGTGTACCCTGCTCTTGGTGAGAATGACAGAGTAATTTGGGGAGGTTTGTAGTCTGTTGAGGAATTTATCATAGTCTATGTTGAAAAGTCCCAGTAAATTGGTTTCTGTAAAGCATGTCATAGTACTGACATACTTTTATTCTATTCTTATTCTATTAGGTATATTTTTTTCCCTGACATTCTTATGATCAATTTGTATACGCTAGGTTATATTCTACGAGCAAGATTGGAATCCCCAGGTTGACAAACAAGCTCTTCAGCGGGCTCACAGGATTGGTCAAATGAATGCTGTACTGTCAATAAACCTAGTTACAGGACGTACGGTGGAGGAGGTGAGATcctatacattttttttttcttttctttcggTTGAAGAGTTCCTTTACATGACTCATGAGACATGGCCACATTGAACCACATTATATGTATTGTATTCAAATGTGTCAATATAGGTTATCATGCGGAGAGCGGAGAGGAAGTTGCGGCTTAGCCATAATGTTATTGGAGATGATGTTATGGACCAGGAAGGTAAAGAAGAAGCAGGAGTTGAACCTAGTGACTTGCGATCCATCATATTTGGGTTACATCTCTTCGATCCTGATGAAATCAACAATGATGAGTTTGGGATGTCAGAACTGAATGCTATGGCTGAGAAGGTAATCTCAGTGCGCGATAAACAGATAGCAAATGAGGATGAGAGGAAATTTGAGGTCAATCCAACAGATGTTTTGCATGGACACGATCTTGTTGCAGGAGAAAGTAACACTTCTCTTAGTTTCAATTCTAGTTTTGATGAAGCTTCATATCTCTCTTGGGTTGAAAAATTCAAGGAGGTATCACAAGAAAGTGGAAATGAAAATACGGATTTGAGAAGCAGAAGAAACTTTCTCGAGGAAAAGCGTCTAAAACGTGAGGCTGC
The Prunus dulcis chromosome 2, ALMONDv2, whole genome shotgun sequence DNA segment above includes these coding regions:
- the LOC117619554 gene encoding probable helicase CHR10 isoform X1, which codes for MNYKQRLKAAAKIILADDARAGDERVSAEELGVTASLKPHQVEGVSWLIRRYNLGVNVILGDEMGLGKTLQAVSLLSYLKVHKLSPGPFLVLCPLSVTDCWVSEMEKFAPKLKVLRYVGDKEYRCILRRTIYEHGKEESSSSSDVLSLPFDVLLTTYDMVLADQDFLSQIPWSYAVIDEAQRLKNPNSVLYNVLRERYLIPRRLLMTGTPIQNNITELWALMHFCMPSVYGKLDEFLATFKEAGDPSSGHETAKLKEQLKSLRCILGAFMIRRTKSKLIESGDLLLPPLTEITVLAPLVGLQKKVYMSILRKELPKLLAVSSGGPNHQSLQNTVIQLRKACSHPYLFPGIEPEPYEEGEHLVQASGKLMILDQLLQKLHGYGHRVLLFAQMTHTLDILQDFLELRKYSYERLDGSIRAEERFAAIRSFSTQSTKKSLKSQPDQNGAFVFMISTRAGGVGLNLVAADTVIFYEQDWNPQVDKQALQRAHRIGQMNAVLSINLVTGRTVEEVIMRRAERKLRLSHNVIGDDVMDQEGKEEAGVEPSDLRSIIFGLHLFDPDEINNDEFGMSELNAMAEKVISVRDKQIANEDERKFEVNPTDVLHGHDLVAGESNTSLSFNSSFDEASYLSWVEKFKEVSQESGNENTDLRSRRNFLEEKRLKREAAKKKAEEEKLSKWEDLGYHSLSVEDPVSPVDSDMMSDSGSVQFVYGDCTQPSKVCPSEPTIIFSCVDDSGHWGHGGMFDALAKLSSSIPDAYLQASEFDDLHLGDLHLIRVNEDANEQKMDYNPPQWVALAVVQSYNPRRKVPRSKISIPDLERCLSKASFSAAQNSASIHMPRIGYQDGSDRAEWYTVERLLRKYASLYSIKIYVYYYKRSA
- the LOC117619554 gene encoding probable helicase CHR10 isoform X2 yields the protein MGLGKTLQAVSLLSYLKVHKLSPGPFLVLCPLSVTDCWVSEMEKFAPKLKVLRYVGDKEYRCILRRTIYEHGKEESSSSSDVLSLPFDVLLTTYDMVLADQDFLSQIPWSYAVIDEAQRLKNPNSVLYNVLRERYLIPRRLLMTGTPIQNNITELWALMHFCMPSVYGKLDEFLATFKEAGDPSSGHETAKLKEQLKSLRCILGAFMIRRTKSKLIESGDLLLPPLTEITVLAPLVGLQKKVYMSILRKELPKLLAVSSGGPNHQSLQNTVIQLRKACSHPYLFPGIEPEPYEEGEHLVQASGKLMILDQLLQKLHGYGHRVLLFAQMTHTLDILQDFLELRKYSYERLDGSIRAEERFAAIRSFSTQSTKKSLKSQPDQNGAFVFMISTRAGGVGLNLVAADTVIFYEQDWNPQVDKQALQRAHRIGQMNAVLSINLVTGRTVEEVIMRRAERKLRLSHNVIGDDVMDQEGKEEAGVEPSDLRSIIFGLHLFDPDEINNDEFGMSELNAMAEKVISVRDKQIANEDERKFEVNPTDVLHGHDLVAGESNTSLSFNSSFDEASYLSWVEKFKEVSQESGNENTDLRSRRNFLEEKRLKREAAKKKAEEEKLSKWEDLGYHSLSVEDPVSPVDSDMMSDSGSVQFVYGDCTQPSKVCPSEPTIIFSCVDDSGHWGHGGMFDALAKLSSSIPDAYLQASEFDDLHLGDLHLIRVNEDANEQKMDYNPPQWVALAVVQSYNPRRKVPRSKISIPDLERCLSKASFSAAQNSASIHMPRIGYQDGSDRAEWYTVERLLRKYASLYSIKIYVYYYKRSA
- the LOC117619822 gene encoding pentatricopeptide repeat-containing protein At1g71460, chloroplastic → MEAVTITSPPLSLHHHSFPPNIWFTATNCNNCNNHQTFKLKALTRRQQKTPTFAENDAFPDSLPLHTKNPHAIYKDIQSFARRNKLKEALSILDYLDQQGIPVNATTFSSLIAACVRTRSEDHGKQIHTHIRINGLESNDFIRTKLVHMYTSFGSVEDAQQLFDESSSKSVYSWNALLRGTVISGGRRYRDVLRTYTEMRALGLELNVYSFSSVMKSFAGASALSQGLKTHALLVKNGFIDSSIVRTSLVDLYFKCGKIKLAYRVFEEFGERDVVVWGTMIAGFAHNRRQREALEYARMMVDEGIRPNSVILTSILPVIGDVGARKLGQEVHAFVLKTKSYSKQIFIQSGLIDMYCKCGDMDMGRRVFYHSKERNAICWTALMSGYVANGRPEQALRSVIWMQQEGFKPDLVTVATVLPVCAELKDLKRGKEIHAYAVKNCFLPNVSIISSLMVMYSKCGIFKYPRRLFDGMEQRNVILWTAMIDSYIDNGCPYEALGVVRSMLLSKHRPDSVATARILTICHGLKNLKLGKEIHGQVLKKDFESIPFVASEIVKMYGHCGAVDHAKSAFNIIPVKGSMTWTAIIEAYAYNGMYRDAIDLFDEMRSKDFTPNHFTFQVVLSICDRAGFVNDACRIFHLMSRVYKVKVSEEQYSLIIGLLTRFGRVKEAQRFLQLSSSL
- the LOC117619554 gene encoding probable helicase CHR10 isoform X3 — translated: MVLADQDFLSQIPWSYAVIDEAQRLKNPNSVLYNVLRERYLIPRRLLMTGTPIQNNITELWALMHFCMPSVYGKLDEFLATFKEAGDPSSGHETAKLKEQLKSLRCILGAFMIRRTKSKLIESGDLLLPPLTEITVLAPLVGLQKKVYMSILRKELPKLLAVSSGGPNHQSLQNTVIQLRKACSHPYLFPGIEPEPYEEGEHLVQASGKLMILDQLLQKLHGYGHRVLLFAQMTHTLDILQDFLELRKYSYERLDGSIRAEERFAAIRSFSTQSTKKSLKSQPDQNGAFVFMISTRAGGVGLNLVAADTVIFYEQDWNPQVDKQALQRAHRIGQMNAVLSINLVTGRTVEEVIMRRAERKLRLSHNVIGDDVMDQEGKEEAGVEPSDLRSIIFGLHLFDPDEINNDEFGMSELNAMAEKVISVRDKQIANEDERKFEVNPTDVLHGHDLVAGESNTSLSFNSSFDEASYLSWVEKFKEVSQESGNENTDLRSRRNFLEEKRLKREAAKKKAEEEKLSKWEDLGYHSLSVEDPVSPVDSDMMSDSGSVQFVYGDCTQPSKVCPSEPTIIFSCVDDSGHWGHGGMFDALAKLSSSIPDAYLQASEFDDLHLGDLHLIRVNEDANEQKMDYNPPQWVALAVVQSYNPRRKVPRSKISIPDLERCLSKASFSAAQNSASIHMPRIGYQDGSDRAEWYTVERLLRKYASLYSIKIYVYYYKRSA